The following are encoded in a window of Verrucomicrobiota bacterium genomic DNA:
- a CDS encoding rhodanese-like domain-containing protein has translation MAAVARSGRSRTQARRGPGRLGDRHSPRAVLRCGSFSRKPEHRFGECVVLDLGGVFCAGGRTIALVVGSAEAAVEARLHLARIGFDSVAGYALADSLQELRQLTQVSVCDLKSALKRGDAPGVLDVRTPGEWELGHIEGALAIPLPRLARGMGSLPKDRPMAVLCGSGYRSSLGASLLLANGFSRVQNVMGGMAAFQEMKCPEWQAANLVFPIETS, from the coding sequence ATTGCCGCCGTTGCGCGTTCTGGCCGAAGCCGAACTCAAGCGCGCCGCGGGCCAGGGCGCCTTGGTGATCGACACTCGCCCCGCGCCGTTCTTCGGTGCGGGTCATTTTCCAGGAAGCCTGAACATCGGTTTGGGGAGTGCGTTGTTCTCGACCTGGGCGGGGTTTTTTGTGCCGGGGGGAGAACCATCGCCCTGGTGGTTGGTTCCGCCGAGGCTGCTGTCGAGGCAAGGCTCCATCTGGCCCGCATCGGCTTTGACAGTGTGGCTGGTTACGCACTGGCCGACTCGCTTCAGGAACTGCGGCAGTTGACCCAGGTCAGCGTGTGCGATCTCAAGTCCGCGCTCAAGCGCGGTGACGCCCCTGGAGTGCTCGACGTGCGCACGCCGGGCGAATGGGAATTGGGTCACATCGAGGGGGCGCTCGCGATTCCGCTGCCGAGGCTCGCACGTGGTATGGGTTCATTGCCCAAGGACCGGCCGATGGCTGTGCTTTGCGGGAGCGGCTATCGAAGCAGCCTTGGCGCGAGCCTGCTTCTCGCGAACGGCTTTTCGCGGGTGCAAAACGTGATGGGTGGCATGGCAGCGTTCCAGGAAATGAAGTGCCCGGAATGGCAGGCGGCCAATTTGGTCTTCCCAATCGAAACAAGTTGA
- a CDS encoding M81 family metallopeptidase → MKRVLLAGLFHETHTFLDPRLGLADAKIRSHVSLLEMRGDGSPMGAALEEASMLGWEVVPALDLRLNPGPLVKEEVFQTFLDHFEPTLKSALASGLDGILLILHGAMVTEERCDVEGDLLRRIRKDPAAKAIPIFGVYDLHAHFSDAMGRYANGLVAYRENPHTDAAGASRRAARLLDRAMSDSASGVRPKQFFLRTPILWPPGGTGSAHRPLRALLDLARELEARDDDFWAVSVNAGFAFGDVPDAGVAFNIISTGPELRAAAALQELGNLAWQLREEGLPLEIEPSSAIAKAKAFSDGLTVLAEPSDNIGAGAPGDGTGLLRAFLEQDVRNAAMAIADPSAVNVLWPLPLGTVTAIAIGGKGSRLDPGPVELNVELISRSDGRFDLENPCSHLASLCGRSFEMGPCAVVRHRGLLILLTSRPTPPMDLGQWHSQGIHPERLSMIGVKAAVAHRAAFDPIAARHFTIVTPGPCTSQLSALPYRRIRRPIFPLDRF, encoded by the coding sequence GTGAAACGTGTGCTCCTGGCCGGACTTTTCCATGAAACCCACACCTTCCTCGATCCGCGGTTGGGCCTCGCGGACGCGAAGATTCGCTCCCATGTCAGTTTGCTGGAAATGCGAGGCGATGGATCTCCGATGGGTGCGGCACTCGAGGAAGCATCGATGCTTGGCTGGGAGGTCGTTCCTGCTCTGGACCTCCGGCTCAACCCCGGTCCCCTCGTCAAAGAAGAGGTTTTCCAAACTTTTCTCGATCACTTCGAACCCACTCTGAAAAGCGCCCTCGCGTCCGGCCTTGACGGAATCCTCCTGATCCTTCACGGCGCCATGGTGACGGAGGAACGGTGCGACGTGGAAGGCGATCTGCTCCGTCGGATTCGAAAGGATCCAGCCGCCAAAGCCATTCCCATTTTCGGCGTCTATGATCTGCACGCGCATTTCAGTGATGCCATGGGGCGATACGCCAACGGCCTCGTCGCCTATCGGGAGAATCCACATACCGACGCGGCCGGGGCATCCAGGCGGGCGGCAAGACTCCTCGATCGAGCCATGAGTGATTCGGCTTCTGGTGTCCGTCCAAAGCAGTTTTTCCTCAGGACTCCCATCCTCTGGCCGCCCGGCGGAACCGGATCCGCGCATCGTCCTCTGCGAGCTTTGCTCGATCTTGCCCGGGAGCTGGAAGCCCGTGACGATGATTTCTGGGCCGTGAGCGTGAATGCGGGATTCGCTTTCGGCGACGTGCCCGACGCCGGCGTCGCGTTCAATATCATCAGCACCGGCCCGGAACTCCGTGCTGCCGCAGCCTTGCAGGAGTTAGGGAACCTGGCCTGGCAACTTCGAGAAGAAGGATTGCCCTTGGAAATCGAACCGTCGTCCGCAATCGCAAAGGCGAAAGCGTTCTCCGATGGGCTGACCGTCCTGGCGGAACCCTCGGACAATATCGGCGCGGGTGCTCCCGGCGACGGCACCGGCCTTCTGCGCGCTTTCCTCGAACAGGATGTTCGAAACGCGGCGATGGCAATTGCGGATCCCTCTGCGGTGAATGTGCTCTGGCCCCTTCCCCTTGGAACCGTCACGGCGATCGCGATCGGTGGAAAGGGAAGCCGTCTCGATCCGGGGCCGGTCGAATTGAATGTGGAGCTCATTTCCAGATCCGATGGCAGGTTCGATCTCGAGAATCCATGCAGCCATTTGGCCTCTCTGTGCGGACGATCCTTCGAGATGGGACCCTGCGCCGTGGTGCGTCATCGCGGGCTCCTGATTTTGCTCACATCCCGGCCCACTCCGCCCATGGATCTGGGACAATGGCACAGCCAGGGCATCCATCCTGAACGGTTGTCCATGATCGGGGTGAAAGCTGCGGTGGCGCACCGCGCGGCATTCGACCCAATCGCGGCAAGGCATTTTACCATCGTCACGCCAGGCCCCTGCACGAGTCAGCTTTCCGCGCTGCCTTATCGGAGAATTCGGCGTCCGATCTTTCCGCTCGATCGATTTTGA
- a CDS encoding DEAD/DEAH box helicase — MLESLSTLQQFVVPDLWQQQAVSALREGSDVVVHAPTGAGKTLIFELWSHQGHPKGQAIYTVPTRALANDKLAEWRARGWNVGIATGDLSDNLDAPIVVATLETQKRRLLQGHGPALLVIDEYQMLGDPDRGLNYELAMALAPQATQLLLLSGSVANPQDIVRWLRRIGRQASLVRTDLRPVPLEEVELNQISVHVPPDIRGYWPRAVAKALAEDLGPILLFAPRRSSAESLAAEIARILPVPHPLSLTPEQRHIAGESLTRMLRTRVAYHHSGLSYAVRAGVIEPLAKAGQLRVVVATMGLAAGINFSLRSVALAGDSYRRDAVEHPLRSDEILQMFGRAGRRGIDETGYVLVTENDVRLREAQPAHLARNGLVDWPALLGIMDAATEAGLEPYRAAVQAQERLFTSKPIFIGVESSLRFPNAACGLNTDFERARHVRQKIRQFLSSTGAWETHHGPQETEAGLLVEVLPAPTERPETNCRCRPALENPEFARIVGEGEPVALAAEHDATRYGVLFPLGSRLSGGEIYLAKRVRRMLPVRSRKLAVTEWDKVSTGLPKALAALGYALVRVEEKDQQLFAVADLSKRPAKGIRDTAGAILWRPPQRELPPPACEACPEKAQCLQIEGGRGVVHIWRRLGLLDARGHPSRRGKIVSFFHQGDGLAIAAALEDEGYPIEELVFDLANLDAGFRFAGDDGRWGGRLAVACRRRFGNQTITGYLEDGLPLKYGAGAEAVVAAVHKDPSSKHAWIREHLGAGDIDRAIIEWRSTLRQVAHAPSLAWTRWELLQAKARELLRETESPTNRELPPLDYAQTKRLEHRLVLRRR, encoded by the coding sequence ATGCTTGAAAGCCTCTCCACCCTTCAGCAATTCGTCGTCCCCGACCTGTGGCAACAACAGGCCGTAAGCGCGCTCCGCGAAGGATCGGACGTCGTGGTTCACGCTCCGACAGGTGCGGGCAAAACCCTCATCTTCGAACTGTGGTCGCACCAAGGGCATCCCAAGGGACAGGCCATCTATACGGTTCCCACCCGCGCCCTGGCCAACGACAAGCTGGCCGAATGGAGAGCTCGCGGATGGAACGTGGGCATCGCCACCGGAGATCTTTCGGACAATCTGGATGCGCCGATTGTGGTGGCCACGCTTGAAACTCAGAAGCGACGGCTTCTGCAAGGCCACGGGCCCGCCCTGCTCGTCATCGATGAATACCAAATGCTGGGCGATCCCGATCGGGGGCTGAACTATGAACTGGCCATGGCGCTCGCGCCTCAGGCCACGCAACTGCTGCTGCTGAGCGGCAGCGTCGCCAATCCCCAGGACATCGTGCGGTGGCTGCGTCGCATCGGACGCCAGGCCAGCCTTGTTCGCACCGATCTCCGTCCCGTGCCTTTGGAAGAAGTCGAACTCAATCAAATCAGCGTGCATGTGCCGCCCGATATCCGTGGCTATTGGCCGCGTGCGGTGGCGAAAGCCCTGGCCGAAGACTTGGGCCCCATCCTGCTGTTCGCTCCCCGTCGATCCTCCGCCGAAAGCCTCGCCGCCGAAATCGCGCGGATACTTCCTGTTCCTCACCCCCTGAGCTTGACCCCTGAACAGCGGCATATCGCGGGAGAATCCCTCACCCGCATGCTCCGCACCCGCGTTGCCTACCATCACAGCGGCCTCAGTTACGCCGTCAGGGCGGGCGTGATCGAACCCCTCGCCAAAGCCGGCCAACTGCGCGTGGTGGTCGCCACCATGGGATTGGCAGCCGGCATTAACTTTTCCCTGCGCAGCGTCGCCCTGGCCGGCGATTCCTACCGGCGGGATGCGGTGGAACATCCGCTCCGCTCGGACGAAATTCTGCAGATGTTCGGACGCGCCGGGCGGCGGGGCATCGACGAAACAGGCTACGTGCTTGTCACCGAAAATGACGTTCGTCTCCGCGAAGCGCAGCCCGCGCACTTGGCGCGGAATGGACTCGTGGACTGGCCCGCGCTCCTGGGAATCATGGACGCCGCCACCGAGGCCGGACTGGAACCTTATCGGGCGGCGGTCCAGGCCCAGGAACGGCTTTTCACTTCCAAGCCCATCTTCATCGGGGTCGAAAGCAGTCTGCGATTTCCGAACGCCGCCTGCGGATTGAACACCGACTTCGAGCGGGCCCGGCATGTGCGGCAAAAAATCCGTCAATTCCTTTCCTCCACCGGCGCTTGGGAAACGCACCACGGGCCGCAAGAGACGGAAGCAGGGCTTCTCGTCGAAGTCCTTCCCGCGCCAACTGAAAGGCCCGAAACCAACTGCCGTTGTCGTCCGGCGCTCGAAAATCCCGAGTTCGCGCGCATTGTGGGCGAAGGCGAACCCGTCGCGCTCGCCGCCGAACACGATGCGACGCGTTATGGAGTCCTCTTCCCGCTGGGATCCAGATTATCCGGTGGCGAGATCTACCTTGCCAAGCGCGTGCGCCGAATGCTCCCGGTCCGTTCACGAAAACTCGCGGTCACGGAATGGGACAAGGTGTCAACCGGGCTCCCCAAGGCTCTCGCGGCTTTGGGTTACGCTTTGGTGAGAGTGGAAGAAAAGGATCAACAACTCTTTGCCGTCGCCGATCTCTCGAAACGTCCCGCCAAGGGGATTCGTGACACGGCGGGCGCCATCCTCTGGCGTCCGCCACAAAGGGAATTGCCTCCACCCGCATGTGAAGCCTGCCCGGAAAAGGCTCAATGCTTGCAGATCGAAGGCGGCCGGGGCGTCGTCCATATCTGGAGGCGCCTCGGATTGCTGGACGCACGTGGTCATCCAAGCCGGCGCGGTAAAATCGTCAGTTTCTTCCATCAAGGGGATGGACTCGCGATTGCTGCCGCTCTCGAGGACGAGGGCTACCCCATTGAAGAATTGGTTTTTGATCTCGCGAATTTGGACGCGGGATTTCGTTTTGCGGGCGACGACGGACGCTGGGGCGGACGCCTTGCGGTGGCCTGCCGGCGACGATTCGGGAACCAAACCATCACGGGTTACCTCGAGGACGGATTGCCTCTAAAGTATGGGGCGGGAGCCGAAGCCGTGGTGGCCGCGGTTCACAAAGACCCGTCCTCAAAACACGCCTGGATTCGGGAGCATTTGGGAGCAGGTGACATCGACCGAGCCATCATCGAGTGGCGGAGCACGCTGCGGCAGGTTGCTCATGCGCCTTCGCTCGCATGGACGCGATGGGAACTACTCCAAGCCAAAGCCAGGGAATTGCTGAGGGAGACAGAATCCCCCACAAACCGGGAACTTCCCCCGCTCGACTATGCCCAAACGAAACGCCTCGAACATCGACTGGTCTTGCGCAGGAGGTGA